The DNA segment GACCCGACGATCGGGTtgagcgaggggtgttacacaaagtaTGATAAATCAAAGAACAAGATAACAAATGGCTTAACATAAACTCAAGTAACTTAAGGATCAAAGTAGAGAAATAAATATTAGTTCTCCCTTCCCTAATGTTCACTTAATTTCATTTTCAACTCCACCCTTTTTTGGCTCACCCCTTGTATATCTCCAACAttcaataataaaacatataagtaaaaataataccAAGACATTGAAATAAAAGTCACTAgcactttttttttaagaaacaaaaagaatatgTTTTATCTTCTCTCCTCAATTCATTCACCATAATACTCATTCTATTTTTAAGCtcaaaataatgatattaatcaTCTAAAATAAATATGGGTTAAGTTGAAGTTTTAAGCTCAATTCACGAGGAATAAGCTATCAATTAATATAagtaaacaagaaaaaaatactttcaagagttaattagaattttttttaacaattaggaatattttagaatttgaattataatttgaggatgtgtattgaaattaataaaaaaaaaaggaataactTGGAGCAAACCCCAATCTAGCAATCTAGTGTGTGGTAATAGATGAAGCAAACTATTGAGTGGCGAAGAAGCATCCATAAATAGTAACCTCAAAGATAAATCAAGACTCAGGAATTGCAATCAATCGACATCTGCCACGTGTATACATGATCATCTTCATTGTGTGGCCTTCAACGAATGAGAAAATTTTAAGACCAAAAATGAAAATTCCTTGATTTTGGtacacaaaaaaatataaatttatcccCTATAAATGTTGCTCCCCCACCCACAGTGACTTGAGCTCCTCAAAGCCCACACTCTCAAATTCAGATAACAATTTCACAGTTGTTTTCTTCACTCTCTCTCTCAGCCATGGCTGCAGCCATCTCCACCGTCGCCGCCGCTGCCGCCGCCAACCGAGCTCTGGGAGTGTCAGTCCCAACCTCAGCTTTCATGGGGAAGAAAGTGAGCTCGAGATTCAACAACACCAGGCAGGTTCCTTCGGGAAGTTTTAAGGTGATGGCGGCCGAAAAAGAGATAGACGAAGAGACACAGACCGAAAAGGACCGATGGAAAGGGTTGGCTTACGATATTTCGGACGACCAACAAGACATTACTCGAGGGAAAGGGATGGTGGATTCCTTGTTCCAAGCTCCCATGAATGATGGAACTCACTATGCTGTCATGAGTTCCTATGAATACATCAGCCAAGGTCTTAAAACGTAAGTACTCTCCCACTCTCCTATACCGAACGTTATCGACTACCATCTGCCTCTTATAtgatgattatatataattttaggtACAATTTGGACAACAACATGGATGGTTTCTACATCGCTCCTGCATTCATGGACAAGCTTGTTGTTCACATCAGCAAGAACTTCATGTCCCTCCCTAACATTAAGGTTCCTCTAATCCTGGGTATTTGGGGAGGCAAAGGTCAAGGAAAATCTTTCCAATGTGAGCTTGTGTTTGCCAAGATGGGTATCAAGTAAGTTCCTGATTTGCTTAtgttactctttttttttaaagtattctTATTTTCTCGGTATTTAAATTTAGATACGACTCATGTTTCTTCgaatacatgaaaaaaaaattacctatattaaattaaatttattgaactatttcaataattatgttgagtttggataaaaaatttGTCTATTTAAATAAGCAAAGTCATAATTATTGTtcctttaagaaaaacaattttttttattttaatatagttttaaatatattaaagtaattatattttttttaatattgtttacAAATGAATTTATACTATATATTAAGTTTTTAATTGAGATGTCACGAGTTAATCGAATATCAAATCGagtaataactaaaatattattactttacaaaatgaattatattattttgagtatgtATGTATccttttatatcttttatataaaaatagaaaaatatggatttaaatttaaaatattatagttttcaacaaattttcttaGGTCTAATTTTGCTATTAAACCTAGTATTTTGCATAAATTGTAGATGTAgtacatgtattttaatttgatcatttttagtttctctacttttagaattttaaaattgtagTCCTAACCAaatgataactattaaattcattaagttaaattctgttatttttaaattttaatgtgtcaaacatattatcacatgtgtaatattatatttattattttcacatattactaaaaaaaattaattaatagatttaatgGTTGTCGTCTgaattaagactaaaattttgaatttaaaaaaatattctcaCTAAAAATGATCCAGTTGGTAAATTAGACTAAATTTTAGGCACAATACAAaactaattacataatttaaccaaatagattTAACTATTGTTGTTGGgttaggattaaattaaaacttaaaaagtaCAAGGAGTAATATTGATGAAATTAATTTACATGTATTAAATccataatttatacaaaatacaAATTCTAATAGCAAAAATTGTCCATTTTTCTTATCATTTCATCTAAAAACTCGTTTATCCTTTATatcaatttattataaataaaattattacataaatttgtttttattcaaCAAATATGCTGTGATAACTGATAAATTATAAACAATGAATAACTTCCAGCCCCATCATGATGAGTGCCGGAGAACTGGAAAGTGGAAACGCCGGTGAACCAGCCAAGTTGATCAGGCAAAGGTACCGTGAAGCCGCCGACATAATCAAAAAGGGCAAAATGTGCGCCTTGTTCATTAATGATCTCGATGCTGGTGCCGGTCGTATGGGAGGAACCACCCAATACACCGTCAACAACCAGATGGTTAACGCTACCCTCATGAACATCGCCGATAACCCCACCAACGTCCAGCTCCCCGGTATGTACAACAAGGAAGAGAACCCCCGTGTCCCCATCATCGTCACTGGTAACGATTTCTCCACACTGTATGCTCCTCTCATCCGTGACGGTCGTATGGAGAAATTTTACTGGGCACCAACTAGGGACGACCGTATCGGTGTTTGCAAAGGTATTTTCAGGACCGACGGCGTCCGAGATGAAGACATTGTTAAGCTCGTCGACACCTTCCCCGGCCAATCCATCGGTAactctcattaaatttttttcactAGGTTTAATTATGCTTACATTCCCTATACGCTTCATagtttgaaatttagtcctcCACTACTTATCTGAAAATATGTTATTACGTGGGTTCATTGTTTTCAGTGGCGGAACTACGTTGGAGGCAGAGGGGATCCTGGCCCccaaagttttgaaattttttattaaatccttcaaaatttttaaaaattttaatcaagtttccttaaagttttgaaatttttaaataaacccCAAAACTCAATGACACGTTCTGTCACAGTTTCAATTACGGATCATTCGAGTGATATATTACAATTaacaatggtttttctttttgggttgATAAATTGTAGATTTCTTCGGTGCCTTGAGGGCTCGGGTTTACGATGACGAAGTGAGGAAATGGATCAGTGAGGTCGGAGTCGCAAGCGTAGGGAAGAAGTTAGTGAACTCAAGGGAAGGACCTCCAACATTTGAGCAGCCAAAAATGACCATTGAAAAGCTATTGGAATATGGAAACATGCTTGTTGCTGAGCAAGAGAATGTTAAGAGAGTCCAATTGGCTGACAAATACTTGAGTGAAGCTGCCCTCGGTGAAGCTAATGAAGATTCCATCAATAGAGGAACTTTCTATGGTTAGATAACCCCCTTTCGTCTTTTCTCTTAAACCAAATTCGGGTTTTTTAAAACCGACCCGaactcaaatatttttttttacaatttgatcctagtGACAAAGAATGGTGTGTTTGTTGGCAGGCAAAGCAGCACAACAAGTTGGGGTTCCAGTTCCCGAAGGGTGCACTGATCCAAATGCTGATAACTTTGATCCAACGGCTAGAAGTGATGATGGAACTTGCACTTACAAATTCTAGACCTCGTATTATAGTAGTATTGGGTTGAAAAAGAAAaccctttttctattttatgtAATGATGTGAGATTGTTCCAAAACTATCGTTTGCCTTTTGTTGTTCCAATTATATGATTTTGCTTTCTCAATTCTTAATATTTTCTCTTCATatgatttttctctttttttttttccaattatttatattcaaatttCACCTTTCCGGTTAAACTTAAAAGTTCTATTAA comes from the Gossypium hirsutum isolate 1008001.06 chromosome A06, Gossypium_hirsutum_v2.1, whole genome shotgun sequence genome and includes:
- the LOC107962030 gene encoding ribulose bisphosphate carboxylase/oxygenase activase 1, chloroplastic — translated: MAAAISTVAAAAAANRALGVSVPTSAFMGKKVSSRFNNTRQVPSGSFKVMAAEKEIDEETQTEKDRWKGLAYDISDDQQDITRGKGMVDSLFQAPMNDGTHYAVMSSYEYISQGLKTYNLDNNMDGFYIAPAFMDKLVVHISKNFMSLPNIKVPLILGIWGGKGQGKSFQCELVFAKMGINPIMMSAGELESGNAGEPAKLIRQRYREAADIIKKGKMCALFINDLDAGAGRMGGTTQYTVNNQMVNATLMNIADNPTNVQLPGMYNKEENPRVPIIVTGNDFSTLYAPLIRDGRMEKFYWAPTRDDRIGVCKGIFRTDGVRDEDIVKLVDTFPGQSIDFFGALRARVYDDEVRKWISEVGVASVGKKLVNSREGPPTFEQPKMTIEKLLEYGNMLVAEQENVKRVQLADKYLSEAALGEANEDSINRGTFYGKAAQQVGVPVPEGCTDPNADNFDPTARSDDGTCTYKF